From the genome of Streptacidiphilus rugosus AM-16, one region includes:
- a CDS encoding PadR family transcriptional regulator, translating into MSTPLRSSPLYLTVLSLLHYQPLHPYGIQRLIKQWGKDQVVNVSQRASLYRAIDRLLAADLIAVRETGRDQLYPERTVYEVTDAGRTVAREWLVEMLATPKQEFPEFPAALSLLLMLEPDEALEVFERRAEHVRAALREIDAVTAVEAQHRLPRVAMLETEYQRVVTAAQLQWLDAVVEDLRTGRLSWTPEELLAFAEPSDTPTDTPPDTP; encoded by the coding sequence ATGAGCACCCCCCTGCGGAGTTCCCCCCTCTACCTGACCGTGCTGTCGCTGCTGCACTACCAGCCGCTGCACCCGTACGGGATCCAGCGCCTGATCAAGCAGTGGGGCAAGGACCAGGTCGTCAACGTGAGCCAGCGGGCCAGCCTCTACCGCGCCATCGACCGGCTGCTGGCGGCCGACCTGATCGCCGTGCGCGAGACCGGGCGCGACCAGCTCTACCCGGAGCGCACGGTCTACGAGGTCACCGACGCCGGCCGCACGGTCGCCAGGGAGTGGCTGGTCGAGATGCTGGCCACGCCGAAGCAGGAGTTCCCCGAGTTCCCGGCCGCGCTCTCACTGCTGCTGATGCTCGAACCCGACGAGGCCCTGGAGGTCTTCGAGCGGCGGGCCGAGCACGTGCGGGCGGCGCTGCGGGAGATCGACGCGGTCACGGCGGTCGAGGCGCAGCACCGGCTGCCGCGCGTGGCCATGCTGGAGACGGAGTACCAGCGGGTGGTGACGGCCGCCCAGCTCCAGTGGCTCGACGCCGTCGTGGAGGACCTGCGCACCGGGCGCCTGTCCTGGACCCCGGAGGAGCTGCTGGCCTTCGCCGAGCCCTCGGACACCCCGACGGACACTCCGCCTGACACTCCGTAG
- a CDS encoding response regulator transcription factor, producing MVRILLAEDMHMVRGALAALLRLEPDFQIVAEVERGDAVVATALECKPEVAVLDVGLPGIDGLTAAALLHQELPSCRTLILTSMGKAGTLRRALAAQVSGFLLKDAPPALLAEAVRRVAAGERVLDPQLALVAFDSVEGPLTERELEVLRLAAGGADAGEIAAALFLSVGTVRNYLTAIVTKLGARNRLDAIRIAREDGWLS from the coding sequence ATGGTCCGCATCCTGTTGGCCGAGGACATGCACATGGTCCGGGGGGCCCTGGCCGCGCTGTTACGGCTGGAGCCGGACTTCCAGATCGTCGCGGAGGTCGAGCGCGGGGACGCCGTCGTCGCCACCGCGCTGGAGTGCAAGCCCGAGGTCGCCGTCCTGGACGTGGGCCTGCCCGGCATCGACGGCCTGACCGCTGCCGCCCTGCTCCACCAGGAGTTGCCGAGCTGCCGCACGCTGATCCTCACCAGCATGGGGAAGGCCGGCACCTTACGCAGGGCCCTGGCGGCGCAGGTCTCCGGATTCCTGCTGAAGGACGCCCCTCCCGCCCTGCTGGCCGAGGCGGTCCGCAGAGTCGCCGCCGGGGAACGGGTACTCGACCCGCAGCTGGCCCTGGTCGCCTTCGACAGCGTCGAAGGCCCGCTGACCGAGCGGGAGTTGGAAGTCCTGCGGCTGGCCGCGGGCGGCGCTGACGCGGGCGAGATCGCCGCCGCCCTCTTTCTCTCCGTGGGAACGGTGCGCAACTACCTCACCGCGATCGTCACCAAGCTCGGCGCACGCAACCGCCTCGACGCGATCAGGATCGCCCGCGAGGACGGCTGGCTCAGCTGA